A region of Mycolicibacterium brumae DNA encodes the following proteins:
- a CDS encoding Rrf2 family transcriptional regulator, producing the protein MRMSAKAEYAVRAMVQLAAAEPGAVTKTDDLARAQAIPPQFLVDILAALRSDRLVRSHRGRDGGYTLARAATDISIADVLRCIDGPLASVRDLGLGDLPYTGPTAVLTDVWRALRASMRAVLEQTSLADVAAGALPAEVTALADDYRAQELARGRLPAG; encoded by the coding sequence ATGCGAATGTCGGCCAAGGCGGAATACGCCGTGCGGGCGATGGTCCAACTCGCCGCCGCCGAACCGGGGGCGGTGACCAAGACCGACGACCTGGCCCGGGCACAGGCGATCCCGCCGCAGTTCCTGGTCGACATCCTGGCGGCGTTGCGGTCGGACCGGCTGGTGCGCAGCCACCGGGGCCGCGACGGCGGCTACACGCTCGCCCGGGCGGCCACCGACATCAGCATCGCCGACGTGCTGCGGTGTATCGACGGGCCGCTGGCCAGCGTGCGTGACCTGGGTCTGGGGGACCTGCCCTACACCGGGCCGACGGCGGTGCTGACCGACGTGTGGCGCGCGCTGCGGGCCAGCATGCGCGCGGTGCTGGAGCAGACGTCGCTGGCCGACGTGGCCGCCGGCGCGTTGCCGGCCGAGGTCACGGCGCTGGCCGATGATTACCGTGCTCAGGAGTTGGCCCGCGGACGCCTGCCGGCGGGCTAG
- a CDS encoding transketolase family protein: MADLDADALRYARVLPLDVVQHKGSGHAGTAVSLAPLMCALFGEYLRHDPADPNWPGRDRFVLSCGHTSLSLYLQLFLRGYGLEMADLKAARTLDSLTPGHPEFGHTPGVETTTGPLGQGIGNAVGMAMAARRVRGMLDQDAAPGASPFDYRVCCLASDGDLQEGVSHEAAALAGHLRLGNLILIWDDNRISIEGQTAIATSEDVSARMAAYGWRIVDIDDGESAPDLRAGLDAAFAGTASGFDERPVFVRVRTRIGHPMPTLGGTARAHAGAPGAEEVAAVKRALGLDPEQSFAMPEELLAHTRAAAAARAARLRDPWQRSFEHWRAAHPERAELFERLRARRLVPGWDTGLPRFVPGTALATRVAGSQALAALGVAVEELWGGSADLAETNGSWTADTGFDSLLPPGTVSAEWPGNENGRIVHFGIREHAMGAVLNGIALNGLTRVFGATFFVFSDYLRPAVRLAALMNLPVLYIWSHDSVAVGEDGPTHQPVEHLWAYRAIPGLAVVRPADANETVAAYRQIFAADSGPTAMVLSRQALPVLDNLDAVDSGVARGGYVLVEPDNPPRLILIGTGSEVQLAVAAAATLAARGIPTRVVSMPCLEWFDQQPRAYRDTVLPPQITARVSVEAGVGQGWHRFVGLAGEVVSVEGFGHSGDGAEVMRRKGITLKAVLDAADAVLARR; this comes from the coding sequence GTGGCGGACCTCGACGCGGACGCGCTGCGGTATGCGCGGGTATTGCCGTTGGATGTGGTGCAGCACAAGGGTTCTGGGCACGCCGGCACTGCCGTCAGCCTGGCGCCGTTGATGTGTGCGCTGTTCGGCGAGTATTTGCGGCACGACCCCGCGGACCCGAATTGGCCGGGCCGGGACCGCTTCGTGCTGTCCTGCGGGCACACCAGCCTGTCGCTGTACCTGCAATTGTTCCTGCGTGGTTACGGCCTGGAGATGGCCGACCTCAAGGCCGCCCGCACTCTGGATTCGCTGACTCCCGGTCATCCGGAATTCGGGCACACCCCGGGCGTGGAGACCACCACCGGGCCATTGGGCCAGGGCATCGGCAACGCCGTCGGGATGGCGATGGCGGCCAGACGGGTCCGCGGGATGCTCGACCAGGATGCGGCCCCCGGCGCCAGCCCCTTCGACTACCGGGTGTGCTGTCTGGCCTCCGACGGCGACCTGCAGGAAGGCGTCAGCCACGAGGCGGCCGCGCTGGCCGGCCACCTACGGCTGGGCAACCTCATTCTGATCTGGGACGACAACCGGATCTCCATCGAGGGCCAGACCGCCATCGCGACCAGCGAGGATGTCAGCGCGCGAATGGCGGCCTACGGCTGGCGGATCGTCGACATCGACGATGGGGAGTCCGCGCCGGACCTGCGCGCGGGGCTGGATGCGGCGTTCGCCGGCACAGCGTCCGGGTTCGACGAGCGGCCGGTGTTCGTTCGGGTTCGCACCCGGATCGGCCACCCGATGCCCACCCTCGGTGGCACCGCCCGGGCGCACGCCGGCGCCCCGGGGGCCGAGGAGGTGGCGGCCGTCAAACGGGCGCTGGGCCTGGACCCGGAGCAGTCCTTCGCGATGCCCGAGGAACTCCTCGCGCACACCCGCGCCGCGGCGGCCGCCCGGGCCGCCCGGCTGCGCGACCCGTGGCAGCGGAGCTTCGAGCACTGGCGCGCGGCCCACCCCGAGCGGGCCGAGCTCTTCGAGCGGCTGCGGGCCCGCAGGCTGGTGCCGGGCTGGGACACGGGGCTGCCGCGCTTCGTGCCGGGGACCGCGTTGGCCACCCGGGTGGCCGGCTCGCAGGCGCTCGCCGCGCTGGGCGTCGCGGTCGAGGAACTGTGGGGAGGGTCGGCCGATCTCGCCGAAACCAACGGCAGCTGGACCGCCGACACCGGGTTCGATTCACTGCTGCCCCCGGGGACGGTCAGCGCCGAGTGGCCCGGGAACGAGAACGGTCGCATCGTGCACTTCGGCATCCGGGAACACGCGATGGGCGCGGTGCTCAACGGGATCGCCCTCAACGGCCTGACCCGGGTGTTCGGCGCCACCTTCTTCGTTTTCTCGGATTATCTGCGACCGGCGGTCCGGCTGGCCGCGCTGATGAACCTGCCGGTGCTCTACATCTGGTCCCACGACTCGGTGGCCGTCGGCGAGGACGGGCCCACCCACCAGCCCGTCGAGCACCTGTGGGCCTACCGCGCGATTCCCGGCCTCGCGGTGGTCCGCCCCGCCGACGCCAATGAGACCGTGGCTGCCTACCGCCAGATCTTCGCCGCCGATTCCGGGCCGACGGCGATGGTGCTGAGCCGGCAGGCGCTGCCGGTGCTGGACAACCTCGACGCGGTGGATTCCGGGGTCGCCCGGGGCGGCTACGTCCTCGTCGAGCCCGACAATCCACCCCGGTTGATCCTGATCGGGACCGGCTCGGAGGTTCAACTGGCGGTGGCGGCCGCCGCCACTCTCGCCGCCCGGGGCATCCCGACGCGGGTGGTGTCGATGCCGTGCCTGGAATGGTTCGATCAGCAGCCGCGCGCGTACCGCGACACGGTGCTGCCACCGCAGATCACGGCGCGGGTCAGCGTCGAAGCGGGCGTCGGCCAAGGCTGGCACCGGTTCGTCGGTCTAGCCGGTGAAGTCGTGTCGGTGGAAGGGTTCGGTCACTCCGGCGACGGCGCAGAAGTGATGCGCCGCAAAGGCATAACGCTGAAGGCGGTGCTCGACGCTGCGGATGCCGTGCTGGCCCGCCGATGA
- a CDS encoding FGGY family carbohydrate kinase, with protein sequence MTGCFLGIDLGTSGLKAALLGTDGAVLAVATAEYGYESPHPGWAQIDPELWLRAARRAVGEVLDAAGPAEVLAIGVDGQMHGLVLVDADGEPVAPALLWPDNRASGLLERWRRVPDAQSLRELLNPLAAGMTGPMLDWVAREWPERYACARKMLCPKDWLRSRLIPGVFVSDPSDASATLLWNAVNDDWHHRLVGQLGLNHGLLPEVRPSAEVAGVLESGVTRDWGLPAGAPVTVGAGDVAATLEAVDSPAFELSIVLGSGAQALSWEPGGRPGAEPDRPVRFHTYRAADERRYAMAASLNGGLVLGHARTLLGMSWQQLFASPFLELAVDDPLFLPFLFGERVPTPISAGHCSWTGINSSTTPEILAAVAVEGVLFGIRRAVESLPDTGGGVQLVGGAGSNPRVRQLLADILDRPVTGRAIPNATAVGAALLAARMAGVEVTLPQDGAPAVAEPSGSADDRYRRFLAQTEQITAGA encoded by the coding sequence ATGACCGGGTGCTTCCTCGGAATCGATCTGGGCACCAGCGGGCTGAAGGCCGCGCTGCTTGGAACCGACGGCGCCGTGCTGGCCGTCGCCACCGCCGAGTACGGCTACGAATCCCCGCATCCGGGCTGGGCCCAGATCGATCCCGAGCTGTGGCTGCGCGCGGCGCGGCGCGCCGTCGGCGAGGTGCTGGACGCGGCCGGGCCCGCCGAGGTGCTCGCGATCGGTGTCGACGGTCAGATGCACGGCCTGGTGCTGGTCGACGCCGACGGGGAACCGGTGGCGCCGGCGTTGCTGTGGCCCGACAATCGGGCCAGTGGCCTGCTCGAGCGGTGGCGGCGGGTCCCCGACGCGCAATCGCTGCGCGAGTTGCTCAACCCATTGGCGGCGGGGATGACCGGCCCGATGCTGGACTGGGTCGCCCGGGAATGGCCGGAGCGGTACGCCTGCGCGCGAAAAATGTTGTGCCCCAAAGACTGGCTGCGCAGTCGCCTGATCCCCGGCGTGTTTGTCAGCGACCCATCGGACGCCTCGGCGACGCTGCTGTGGAACGCGGTGAACGACGACTGGCATCACCGGTTGGTGGGACAACTGGGCTTGAACCACGGGCTGCTGCCCGAGGTTCGGCCCTCCGCGGAGGTCGCGGGTGTGTTGGAATCCGGCGTCACCCGCGACTGGGGATTGCCGGCCGGGGCGCCGGTGACGGTCGGCGCCGGAGACGTCGCCGCGACGCTGGAGGCCGTCGATTCCCCGGCGTTCGAGCTGTCGATCGTGCTCGGTTCCGGGGCGCAGGCGCTGTCCTGGGAGCCGGGCGGCCGGCCGGGCGCCGAGCCGGATCGGCCGGTGCGCTTCCACACCTATCGGGCCGCCGACGAGCGACGCTACGCGATGGCGGCGTCGCTGAACGGGGGACTGGTGCTCGGGCATGCCCGCACCCTGCTGGGCATGTCCTGGCAGCAGCTATTCGCGTCACCTTTTCTTGAATTGGCCGTCGACGACCCGCTGTTCCTGCCATTCCTATTCGGGGAGCGGGTGCCGACACCGATCAGCGCCGGGCACTGCTCCTGGACCGGGATCAACTCCTCGACCACACCAGAGATCCTCGCCGCAGTCGCCGTCGAAGGCGTGCTCTTCGGCATCCGGCGAGCGGTCGAATCGCTGCCGGACACCGGTGGTGGGGTGCAACTCGTCGGCGGCGCCGGCTCGAACCCCCGCGTTCGGCAATTGCTGGCCGACATCCTCGACCGTCCGGTCACCGGACGCGCAATCCCCAACGCCACCGCGGTCGGCGCCGCGCTGCTGGCGGCGCGGATGGCCGGTGTCGAGGTCACCCTGCCGCAGGACGGCGCCCCGGCGGTCGCCGAACCCTCGGGTTCAGCCGACGACCGGTACCGGCGTTTCCTGGCGCAAACCGAACAGATCACCGCCGGGGCCTGA
- a CDS encoding response regulator transcription factor, with amino-acid sequence MRIVIAEDSALLRAGVERILADAGHEIAAGVADATDLLRVVNDTRPDLVIVDVRMPPTFTDEGVRAAALLRSQNPDSAVLVLSHYVEERYAAELIAADTRGFGYLLKDRVADVPEFLDAVATVGAGGTVLDPEVVTQILVRTRNRAPLDALTPREREVLQLMAEGKTNSAIAGALNISTGSAEKHIASIFAKFDLTPDDSENRRVLAVLRYLDS; translated from the coding sequence ATGCGAATCGTGATCGCCGAGGATTCCGCGCTGCTGCGGGCCGGGGTGGAACGCATCCTGGCCGACGCCGGACACGAGATCGCCGCCGGCGTCGCCGACGCCACCGACCTGCTGCGGGTGGTCAACGACACCCGGCCCGACCTGGTGATCGTCGACGTCCGGATGCCCCCGACGTTCACCGACGAGGGGGTGCGGGCCGCGGCGCTGCTGCGCAGCCAGAACCCGGACTCGGCGGTGCTGGTGCTCTCGCACTACGTGGAGGAGCGGTACGCGGCCGAACTGATCGCCGCCGACACCCGCGGGTTCGGCTACCTGCTCAAGGACCGCGTCGCCGACGTCCCGGAGTTCCTGGACGCGGTGGCCACCGTCGGCGCCGGCGGGACCGTGCTCGACCCGGAGGTGGTCACCCAGATTCTGGTGCGCACCCGCAACCGCGCCCCGCTGGACGCGCTGACCCCGCGGGAACGCGAGGTGCTGCAGCTGATGGCCGAGGGCAAGACGAACTCGGCCATCGCCGGCGCGCTGAACATCTCGACCGGCTCGGCCGAGAAGCACATCGCCTCGATCTTCGCCAAGTTCGACCTCACCCCCGATGACAGCGAGAACCGCCGCGTGCTGGCGGTGCTGCGCTACCTCGATTCCTGA
- a CDS encoding sensor histidine kinase, with the protein MAVVTETRPRTTIRLPAQLGIVPTASMITGAALALVWFWIPLGLMVIAVSSIPSVIGTLLAGVAFVYVIRWVDRVERARSEAVFGLGIPAGLRPRTDRDGFAGWAHQLWLDLSSAWFWKAFAHHYLRMGYDMLAVGVAFALTTFAFLAPAAAIAVSGSDPAVGLWFLPIWLAWLLALVALVLAVAILVYAPALDIRIDRRLLAPSDTEELQHRVHALSAARAGAVSSAETERYRIERDLHDSVQPRLVALAMTIGLAQTKLDTDPPAAKVLIAEAHEDAKLALAELRDVVRGIAPTILADRGLDAALSAVAQRAQSSGVPTHLDVDLPRRLPAETEAVAYFVVAEALTNVVRHAKATRAVMTLRLDELAHRLHVSIYDDGRGGAGAREDPDSTGLRGLAERVRAAGGEFTVSSPATGPTIVTAVLPCES; encoded by the coding sequence ATGGCTGTCGTCACCGAAACCCGCCCCCGCACCACCATCCGGTTGCCCGCGCAGCTGGGGATCGTCCCGACCGCGTCGATGATCACCGGCGCCGCGCTGGCCCTGGTCTGGTTCTGGATTCCACTGGGGCTCATGGTCATTGCCGTCTCATCGATCCCGTCGGTGATCGGCACGCTGCTGGCCGGCGTCGCGTTCGTCTACGTGATCCGCTGGGTGGATCGGGTCGAGCGGGCGCGCAGCGAGGCGGTGTTCGGTCTCGGCATCCCGGCCGGGTTGCGGCCGCGGACCGACCGGGACGGGTTCGCCGGCTGGGCGCACCAACTGTGGCTGGACCTGTCCAGCGCGTGGTTCTGGAAGGCCTTCGCGCACCACTACCTGCGGATGGGCTACGACATGCTCGCGGTGGGCGTCGCGTTCGCGCTGACCACCTTCGCGTTCCTGGCGCCCGCCGCGGCGATCGCGGTGAGTGGCAGCGACCCGGCCGTCGGGCTGTGGTTCCTGCCGATCTGGCTGGCCTGGTTGCTGGCGCTGGTCGCGCTGGTCCTGGCGGTGGCGATCCTGGTCTACGCGCCGGCGCTGGACATCCGCATCGACCGCCGGCTGTTGGCGCCGTCGGACACCGAAGAATTGCAGCATCGGGTGCACGCGTTGTCGGCCGCCCGGGCGGGCGCGGTGTCCTCGGCCGAAACCGAGCGGTACCGAATCGAACGCGACCTGCATGACAGCGTGCAACCGCGGCTGGTCGCGCTGGCCATGACGATCGGGCTGGCCCAGACCAAGCTGGACACCGATCCCCCGGCCGCGAAGGTGCTCATCGCCGAGGCGCACGAGGACGCGAAGCTGGCGCTGGCCGAATTACGCGACGTGGTGCGCGGCATCGCCCCGACGATTCTGGCCGACCGCGGCCTGGACGCCGCGCTGTCCGCGGTCGCGCAGCGCGCCCAGAGCTCCGGGGTGCCGACCCACCTCGATGTCGACCTGCCCCGGCGGCTGCCCGCCGAGACCGAGGCCGTCGCCTACTTCGTGGTGGCCGAGGCGCTGACCAATGTGGTCCGGCACGCGAAGGCCACCCGGGCGGTAATGACCCTGCGGCTCGACGAGCTCGCCCACCGATTGCATGTGTCGATCTACGACGACGGCCGCGGCGGCGCGGGCGCCCGGGAGGATCCGGACAGCACCGGGCTGCGGGGCCTGGCCGAGCGGGTGCGCGCGGCCGGCGGCGAATTCACCGTGTCCAGCCCCGCCACCGGACCGACCATCGTGACGGCGGTGCTGCCATGCGAATCGTGA
- a CDS encoding TDT family transporter, whose translation MAADDPAPATPSPVTPGVEVLGRIGPNWFALVMGTGIVATAGAILPVRIPGLETFVDVVWVISAVILVVLILVVGLHWLRHPTVARTHARNPQMAHFYGAAPMALSTVAAGAILVGPDLIGERVAIDLAWVLWTAGLIGGLFTAVSIPYLMFTQLNVTPDAAFGGWLMPVVPPMVSAAGGALLIPHMAPGTGRETMLYGCYAMFGLSLVTSLIIITMIWSRLVLYGTSGSARIPTLWIVLGPLGQSITVAGLLGAQAGAVVSPELAQGMAVFGVLFGVPVWGFAVLWIALALSLTVRTMRRGMPFALTWWSLTFPVGTFVTGTTQLAAHTGLPAFEVAAVGCYVVLLGTWLLVAVRTAGGGLRGQLFGPPASGPVAVGKDPAR comes from the coding sequence ATGGCAGCTGATGATCCCGCGCCGGCGACGCCGTCGCCCGTGACGCCCGGTGTCGAGGTGCTCGGACGGATCGGCCCCAACTGGTTCGCGCTGGTGATGGGCACCGGGATCGTGGCGACCGCGGGGGCGATCCTGCCGGTCCGGATCCCCGGCCTGGAGACCTTCGTCGACGTGGTCTGGGTGATCTCCGCGGTGATCCTGGTGGTGCTGATCCTGGTGGTGGGTCTGCACTGGTTGCGGCACCCCACCGTCGCCCGCACCCACGCCCGCAACCCGCAGATGGCGCACTTCTACGGCGCCGCGCCGATGGCGCTGAGCACCGTGGCCGCCGGCGCGATCCTGGTCGGCCCGGACCTGATCGGCGAGCGGGTCGCGATCGACCTGGCCTGGGTGCTGTGGACGGCCGGGCTCATCGGCGGGTTGTTCACCGCGGTGAGCATCCCGTACCTGATGTTCACCCAGCTCAACGTGACTCCGGACGCGGCGTTCGGCGGCTGGCTGATGCCCGTCGTCCCGCCGATGGTGTCCGCGGCAGGCGGCGCGCTGCTGATCCCGCACATGGCGCCCGGAACCGGCCGGGAAACGATGCTCTACGGCTGCTACGCGATGTTCGGGCTGTCGCTGGTGACCTCCTTGATCATCATCACCATGATCTGGAGCCGGCTGGTGCTCTACGGCACCTCCGGCAGCGCCCGGATCCCGACGCTGTGGATCGTGCTCGGACCGCTGGGGCAGTCCATCACGGTGGCCGGGCTGCTGGGCGCCCAGGCCGGCGCGGTGGTGTCGCCGGAACTGGCCCAGGGCATGGCGGTGTTCGGGGTGCTCTTCGGCGTCCCGGTGTGGGGATTCGCGGTGCTGTGGATCGCGCTGGCGCTGTCTCTGACGGTGCGCACCATGCGCCGCGGAATGCCGTTCGCGCTGACTTGGTGGAGCCTGACCTTCCCGGTCGGCACCTTCGTCACCGGCACCACCCAGCTTGCGGCGCACACCGGGCTGCCGGCGTTCGAGGTCGCCGCCGTCGGGTGCTACGTCGTGCTGCTGGGCACCTGGCTGCTGGTGGCGGTCCGCACCGCGGGCGGCGGCCTGCGCGGGCAGTTGTTCGGCCCGCCGGCGAGCGGTCCGGTCGCGGTGGGCAAGGACCCCGCCCGGTAG
- a CDS encoding alpha-hydroxy-acid oxidizing protein codes for MNFGAYQYEIYFQGLTGVLPELPMTYPELEARASSAMPPSVWNYVACGAGDERTQDANVAAFAGWGLMPRMLVGATERDLSVELFGTRWAAPVFLAPIGVTGLCAPDGHGDVEAVRAADKTGVPMCVSTLAEDPLETVAAEFTETPGFFQLYCPTDRDIAESLVRRAEAAGYAGIVVTLDTWLPGWRPRDLRTANFPQLRGHCLINYTTDPVFREKSGFTEGSSQRDAVPFWASIFGRSLTWDDLVWLRELTKLPLILKGICHPDDARRAIDYGADAIYCSNHGGRQANGGLPALDCLPAVREAAGDVPVLFDSGIRSGADVVKALALGATAVGIGRPYVYGLALGGTAGVVHVLRSLLAETDLIMAVDGYRSLADLTPEAMRRVSTR; via the coding sequence ATCAATTTCGGCGCGTACCAGTACGAGATCTATTTTCAGGGCCTCACCGGGGTGTTGCCCGAACTGCCGATGACCTACCCCGAGTTGGAGGCCCGGGCGTCGAGTGCGATGCCACCGTCGGTGTGGAACTACGTGGCCTGCGGCGCCGGAGATGAGCGCACCCAGGACGCCAATGTCGCCGCGTTCGCCGGGTGGGGGCTGATGCCGCGGATGCTCGTCGGCGCCACCGAACGCGACCTGTCGGTCGAGTTGTTCGGAACCCGTTGGGCGGCGCCGGTTTTCCTGGCCCCCATCGGAGTGACCGGATTGTGCGCGCCGGACGGCCACGGCGATGTGGAGGCCGTCCGCGCCGCAGATAAGACCGGTGTGCCGATGTGCGTGTCCACCCTGGCCGAGGACCCGCTGGAGACCGTCGCCGCCGAATTCACCGAAACCCCAGGCTTTTTCCAGCTCTACTGCCCGACCGACCGGGACATCGCCGAAAGCCTGGTGCGCCGCGCGGAGGCGGCCGGCTACGCCGGCATCGTCGTCACCCTGGACACCTGGCTCCCGGGTTGGCGGCCGCGGGACCTGCGCACCGCGAACTTCCCGCAACTGCGCGGCCACTGCCTGATCAACTACACCACCGACCCGGTGTTCCGGGAGAAGTCCGGATTCACCGAGGGCAGCAGCCAGCGCGACGCGGTCCCGTTCTGGGCGTCCATCTTCGGGCGATCGCTGACCTGGGACGACCTGGTGTGGCTGCGTGAGCTGACCAAACTTCCGCTGATCCTCAAGGGCATCTGCCACCCCGACGACGCCCGGCGCGCCATCGACTACGGCGCCGACGCCATCTACTGCAGCAACCACGGCGGCCGGCAGGCCAACGGCGGACTGCCCGCGCTGGATTGCCTGCCCGCGGTCCGCGAGGCCGCCGGCGACGTGCCGGTGCTGTTCGACTCCGGGATCCGCAGCGGCGCCGACGTCGTCAAGGCGCTCGCGCTGGGCGCCACCGCGGTGGGCATCGGGCGGCCCTACGTGTACGGCCTGGCCCTCGGCGGCACCGCCGGCGTGGTGCACGTGCTGCGCTCCCTGCTGGCCGAGACGGACCTCATCATGGCCGTCGACGGCTACCGCAGCCTGGCCGACCTGACCCCGGAGGCGATGCGGCGGGTGTCGACCCGATGA
- a CDS encoding glycoside hydrolase family 13 protein — translation MSWWQHAVVYQVYIRSFADGNGDGVGDIAGLTARLPYLADLGVDALWINPWYPSPMADAGYDVADYCGIEPDYGTLEQAQEFLAAAHHAGLKVILDIVPNHTSEAHRWFAAALADAPGARERYHFRPGRGPDGSQPPNGWQSVFGGPAWSRVADGSWYLHLFAPAQPDLNWEHPQVRAEFERVLRFWFDRGVDGFRIDVAHGLVKAPGLPDQAPEADAEGDPAMLDGAAHPAWDQDGVHAIYRGWRAVAGEYLPERVFIAEAWVADNDRLARYLRPDELHTAFQFDFLRAPWRASSLRAVLDDAMAAAAGVGAPPTWVLSNHDVTRTVTRYARSQPPHLVGADWERRRWAQEQADHELGRRRARACALLQLALPGTAYIYQGEELGLEEVEELPDEARQDPTFVQSGFADVGRDGCRVPLPWSGHAAPYGFSPAPVATWLPQPPHWGAHSVAAQRDDPESFLALYRAALASRREHWLAAGALQWLPSPPDVLAFSRGDLQCWVNTSDHPVSLPSSSKVLLSSTTGALGSATGESTALPADSAVWLCRSSRRHAAES, via the coding sequence ATGAGCTGGTGGCAGCACGCGGTCGTCTATCAGGTGTACATCCGCAGCTTCGCCGACGGCAACGGCGACGGCGTCGGCGACATCGCCGGGCTGACCGCGCGGCTGCCGTACCTGGCCGACCTCGGCGTCGACGCGCTGTGGATCAACCCGTGGTACCCGTCGCCGATGGCCGACGCCGGCTACGACGTGGCCGATTACTGCGGCATCGAGCCGGATTACGGAACCCTGGAGCAGGCCCAGGAGTTTCTGGCCGCCGCGCACCACGCCGGACTCAAGGTGATTCTCGACATCGTCCCCAACCACACCTCCGAAGCGCACCGCTGGTTCGCCGCGGCGCTGGCCGACGCGCCCGGCGCCCGGGAGCGCTACCACTTCCGGCCCGGCCGGGGTCCCGACGGGTCGCAGCCACCGAATGGTTGGCAGAGCGTGTTCGGCGGGCCGGCCTGGAGCCGGGTCGCCGACGGCAGCTGGTACCTGCACCTGTTCGCCCCCGCCCAGCCGGACCTGAACTGGGAACACCCGCAGGTGCGCGCCGAATTCGAGCGGGTGCTGCGGTTCTGGTTCGACCGCGGGGTGGATGGGTTCCGGATCGATGTGGCCCACGGCCTGGTCAAGGCCCCCGGGCTGCCCGATCAGGCGCCAGAAGCCGACGCCGAGGGCGACCCGGCGATGCTGGACGGCGCGGCGCATCCGGCCTGGGACCAGGACGGAGTGCACGCCATCTACCGGGGCTGGCGCGCGGTGGCCGGCGAGTACCTGCCCGAACGGGTGTTCATCGCCGAGGCGTGGGTCGCCGACAACGACCGGCTGGCCCGCTACCTGCGGCCCGACGAATTGCACACCGCGTTCCAATTCGACTTCCTGCGCGCGCCGTGGCGGGCGTCGAGCCTGCGGGCGGTGCTCGACGACGCGATGGCCGCGGCGGCCGGCGTCGGCGCCCCACCGACCTGGGTGCTGTCCAACCACGACGTCACCCGCACCGTCACCCGGTACGCCCGCTCCCAGCCGCCGCACCTGGTCGGCGCCGACTGGGAGCGTCGGCGCTGGGCGCAGGAGCAGGCCGACCACGAGTTGGGCCGGCGCCGCGCCCGGGCCTGCGCGCTGCTGCAGCTGGCGCTGCCCGGCACCGCCTACATCTATCAGGGCGAGGAACTCGGTCTGGAGGAGGTCGAGGAGCTGCCCGACGAGGCTCGCCAGGACCCGACGTTCGTCCAATCCGGCTTCGCCGACGTGGGCCGCGACGGTTGCCGGGTGCCGTTGCCGTGGTCCGGACACGCCGCGCCGTACGGGTTTTCCCCGGCGCCGGTGGCGACCTGGTTGCCGCAGCCCCCGCATTGGGGCGCGCACTCGGTGGCCGCGCAACGCGATGACCCGGAATCGTTTCTGGCGTTGTACCGGGCCGCGCTGGCGTCGCGTCGGGAGCACTGGTTGGCCGCTGGGGCGCTGCAGTGGTTGCCGTCGCCGCCGGACGTCCTGGCGTTTTCCCGCGGTGACCTGCAGTGTTGGGTGAACACCTCGGATCATCCGGTGTCGTTGCCGTCGTCGTCGAAGGTGCTGCTGTCCTCGACCACCGGGGCTCTCGGGTCGGCGACGGGGGAGTCGACGGCGCTGCCGGCCGACTCCGCCGTGTGGCTATGCCGGTCGTCGCGGCGACACGCGGCAGAGTCTTAG